Proteins from one Bradyrhizobium amphicarpaeae genomic window:
- a CDS encoding DEAD/DEAH box helicase — translation MSFSDLGLSEKVLAAVAATGYTTPTPIQEQAIPHVLARKDVLGIAQTGTGKTAAFVLPMLTILEKGRARARMPRTLILEPTRELAAQVKENFDRYGAGQKLNVALLIGGVSFGDQDAKLTRGVDVLIATPGRLLDHTERGGLLLTGVELLVIDEADRMLDMGFIPDIERVCKLVPFTRQTLFFTATMPPEIRRITETFLHNPQKVEVSKPATTAVTVTQCQVPAGREAHEKRELLRRLLREAKDLQNAIIFCNRKREVAIVHKSLQKHGFSVGALHGDMDQSARTAALEQFRKGELPLLVASDVAARGLDIPEVSHVFNFDVPHHPDDYVHRVGRTGRAGRTGTAISLVTPLDQKSMVAIEKLIGQSIPRAEGDYAVSADTGEHSDRPRESRGRERSRGGRGKPQRGGRDRERSHEPREPRGEARHASETTPSAEARPAPEARPAREPRPPREARQSSEPRHGARQPANPSHVPSIGRPEPRRQREADSEPGDHSHLPAFLLRPVRSPAGA, via the coding sequence ATGTCCTTTTCAGATCTCGGACTATCCGAAAAAGTCCTCGCCGCAGTCGCGGCCACCGGCTACACCACCCCCACCCCCATTCAGGAACAGGCGATCCCCCACGTCCTCGCACGCAAGGACGTGCTCGGAATCGCCCAGACCGGCACCGGCAAGACCGCGGCCTTCGTGCTGCCGATGCTCACCATCCTCGAAAAGGGTCGCGCCCGCGCACGCATGCCGCGCACGCTGATCCTCGAGCCGACCCGCGAGCTCGCGGCGCAGGTCAAGGAAAACTTCGACCGCTACGGCGCCGGCCAGAAACTCAACGTCGCCCTCCTGATCGGCGGCGTTTCCTTCGGCGACCAGGATGCCAAGCTGACGCGTGGCGTCGACGTGCTGATCGCCACCCCCGGCCGCCTGCTCGACCATACCGAGCGCGGCGGTTTGCTCCTCACCGGCGTCGAGTTGCTCGTCATCGACGAAGCCGACCGCATGCTGGACATGGGCTTCATCCCCGACATCGAACGCGTCTGCAAGCTCGTCCCCTTCACGCGGCAGACCCTGTTCTTCACCGCGACCATGCCGCCGGAAATCCGGCGCATCACTGAGACCTTCCTGCACAACCCGCAGAAGGTCGAAGTTTCCAAGCCCGCTACCACCGCCGTGACCGTCACGCAGTGTCAGGTCCCGGCCGGGCGCGAAGCGCATGAGAAGCGCGAATTGCTGCGACGCCTGCTGCGCGAGGCCAAGGATCTCCAGAACGCGATCATCTTCTGCAATCGCAAGCGCGAGGTCGCGATCGTTCACAAATCGCTGCAGAAGCACGGTTTCAGTGTCGGCGCGCTGCACGGCGACATGGACCAGTCGGCCCGCACGGCGGCGCTCGAACAGTTCCGCAAGGGTGAGCTGCCTCTGCTGGTCGCCTCCGACGTCGCCGCCCGTGGCCTCGACATCCCCGAAGTCAGCCACGTCTTCAATTTCGACGTTCCCCACCATCCCGACGATTACGTCCATCGCGTCGGCCGCACCGGCCGCGCCGGTCGCACCGGCACCGCGATCTCGCTGGTGACGCCGCTCGACCAGAAGTCGATGGTGGCGATCGAGAAGCTGATCGGCCAGAGCATTCCGCGCGCCGAAGGCGACTACGCAGTGAGTGCCGACACTGGCGAACATAGTGATCGCCCGCGCGAGTCGCGCGGCCGCGAGCGTTCACGTGGCGGACGCGGCAAGCCGCAGCGCGGCGGTCGCGACCGTGAGCGCAGCCACGAGCCGCGCGAACCGCGTGGCGAAGCGAGGCACGCTTCCGAGACAACGCCGTCGGCCGAAGCGCGGCCCGCCCCCGAGGCGAGGCCTGCACGCGAGCCGAGGCCCCCGCGGGAAGCCCGACAATCGTCCGAGCCGCGTCATGGCGCGCGCCAGCCGGCCAATCCGTCGCATGTGCCGTCGATCGGCCGGCCCGAGCCCCGCCGCCAGCGCGAGGCCGACAGCGAGCCCGGCGATCACTCGCATCTGCCGGCGTTTCTGCTGCGGCCGGTTCGCTCCCCCGCCGGAGCCTGA
- a CDS encoding TfoX/Sxy family protein, which produces MDREFLTDLFADFGPVTIRKMFSGYGISADGINFALALRAGLFFRADEMTIPDFETEGSKPFQYSTRAKTVVVNSYWELPARLFDDSEDFVQWARAALAAAQRAKVKTRPKGKKVAKKKVAPKKSLAKKAAKTTERRVGKATCPPEREERRRKRDHRSK; this is translated from the coding sequence ATGGACCGCGAATTCCTGACCGACCTGTTCGCCGATTTCGGCCCCGTCACTATCCGGAAGATGTTCTCGGGCTATGGCATCTCAGCCGACGGCATCAATTTCGCGCTCGCCTTGCGGGCCGGCCTGTTCTTTCGGGCCGACGAGATGACGATCCCGGACTTCGAAACCGAAGGCTCGAAACCATTCCAGTATTCGACCCGCGCCAAGACCGTGGTGGTCAACTCCTATTGGGAGCTGCCTGCGCGCCTGTTCGACGATTCCGAGGATTTCGTGCAGTGGGCGAGGGCGGCGCTCGCGGCCGCCCAGCGCGCCAAGGTGAAGACGCGGCCGAAGGGGAAGAAGGTCGCGAAGAAGAAGGTCGCGCCGAAGAAGTCTCTTGCGAAGAAGGCTGCCAAGACGACGGAGCGCAGGGTGGGCAAAGCGACTTGTCCGCCAGAGCGCGAAGAGCGACGGCGGAAGCGTGACCACCGTTCGAAATAG
- the sufC gene encoding Fe-S cluster assembly ATPase SufC gives MALLEVKDLKVRVEEREILHGLNLTVNEGEIHAIMGPNGSGKSTLSHVIAGKPGYEVTDGQILFRGEDLLEMSPDMRAAKGVFLAFQYPVEIPGVATMNFLRTALNAQRKARGESEYSTPDFLKKVREVSKSLNIPQDMLKRGVNVGFSGGEKKRNEVLQMALFEPSLCILDEMDSGLDIDALRIAADGVNALHSPKRAMVVITHYQRLLNYIVPDIVHVMSKGRVVKSGGKELALELEASGYAQFEDAA, from the coding sequence ATGGCTTTGCTTGAAGTGAAAGACCTCAAGGTTCGTGTCGAGGAGCGTGAGATCCTCCACGGGCTGAATCTGACCGTGAACGAGGGCGAGATCCACGCCATCATGGGGCCGAACGGCTCCGGCAAGTCGACGCTCTCGCACGTCATTGCCGGCAAGCCCGGCTACGAGGTCACCGACGGCCAGATCCTGTTTCGGGGCGAGGACCTGCTGGAGATGTCGCCGGATATGCGTGCGGCCAAGGGCGTGTTTCTGGCGTTCCAGTATCCGGTCGAAATTCCCGGCGTCGCCACCATGAACTTCCTGCGCACGGCGCTGAACGCGCAGCGCAAGGCGCGCGGCGAGAGCGAGTATTCGACGCCGGACTTCCTCAAGAAGGTCCGCGAGGTCTCGAAGTCGCTGAACATTCCGCAGGACATGCTCAAGCGCGGTGTCAATGTCGGGTTCTCCGGCGGCGAGAAGAAGCGCAACGAGGTGCTGCAGATGGCGCTGTTCGAGCCCAGCCTGTGCATCCTCGACGAGATGGATTCCGGCCTCGACATCGACGCGCTGCGCATCGCCGCCGACGGCGTCAATGCGCTGCATTCGCCCAAGCGCGCGATGGTCGTCATCACCCATTATCAGCGGCTGCTCAACTACATCGTGCCCGACATCGTGCACGTGATGTCGAAGGGCCGTGTCGTGAAGAGCGGCGGCAAGGAACTGGCGCTGGAGCTGGAAGCGTCCGGCTACGCCCAGTTCGAGGATGCCGCGTAA
- a CDS encoding helix-turn-helix transcriptional regulator, translating into MYRWCTEEVEPKDRFDYWREVRSKGLFGVTAELERERRGDFFGEFSLRQLGGAGLVELKASQYTVERSSSDIADAPGESICVYQQLGSGGWFGGMRGNDFAIANGSFATSHTDLPYRTAPLGAGGFHLRILKIPLGSIPTQDRRMRELAPRTFSDPSLAPLLGACFADLDEAADGSAVDATSLVQALAHLALIERGIVRPGSRRGQAALRTARLSQARRLIAGHLQNPDLAPTMVADQLGVSVRHLHMLFETAAKTFSQTVTDERLKQSRRLMREAPERLIADIATSCGFESLATYYRVFNAAYGMAPGDFRARGSDGH; encoded by the coding sequence GTGTACCGCTGGTGTACCGAAGAGGTGGAGCCGAAGGATCGCTTCGATTATTGGCGCGAGGTGCGCTCCAAGGGTTTGTTCGGCGTTACCGCCGAACTCGAGCGCGAACGGCGCGGGGATTTCTTCGGCGAGTTCTCGCTGCGCCAGCTCGGCGGCGCTGGCCTCGTCGAGCTGAAGGCCTCGCAATATACGGTCGAACGCAGCAGCTCCGACATCGCCGACGCACCCGGCGAAAGCATCTGCGTCTACCAGCAGCTCGGCAGCGGCGGCTGGTTCGGCGGCATGCGCGGAAACGACTTCGCGATCGCCAACGGCAGTTTCGCCACCAGCCATACCGACCTACCCTACCGCACCGCGCCGCTCGGCGCCGGAGGCTTCCACTTGCGGATCCTGAAGATCCCGCTCGGCAGCATTCCGACGCAGGACAGGCGCATGCGCGAGTTGGCGCCCCGGACCTTCAGCGATCCCAGCCTGGCGCCGCTGCTCGGCGCCTGCTTTGCCGATCTCGATGAGGCCGCTGATGGTAGCGCCGTCGATGCGACCTCGCTCGTCCAGGCTTTGGCCCATCTGGCGCTGATCGAGCGCGGCATCGTCAGGCCCGGCAGCCGGCGCGGACAGGCTGCGCTGCGGACCGCCCGCCTCTCGCAGGCCCGGCGCCTGATCGCGGGCCACCTGCAAAACCCGGATCTGGCGCCGACGATGGTGGCCGACCAGCTCGGCGTGTCCGTGCGCCACCTGCACATGCTGTTCGAGACCGCGGCGAAGACCTTCTCGCAGACCGTGACCGACGAACGCCTGAAGCAGAGCCGCCGCCTGATGCGGGAGGCACCGGAGCGGCTGATCGCCGACATCGCCACCTCCTGTGGCTTCGAGAGCCTCGCGACCTATTACCGGGTCTTCAATGCCGCCTATGGCATGGCCCCCGGTGACTTCCGGGCGCGGGGCTCGGATGGGCATTAG
- a CDS encoding caspase family protein, translated as MTRRLFGILAALGLAASLSGFVAPAHAEKRVALVVGNNDYRNVPKLLKAVNDARTMGDTLKQLGFSVMVAENQSRQQFSETLLAFDKAIEPGDTAFFFYAGHGFEIAGQNYLLPTDVPAATEGQEELVRDASILADRIVERLQNKKARTSILVFDACRNNPFERKGTRAVAGGGGLAPMVQLPEGVFSVFSAGPRQTALDRLSNDDANPNSVFTRTFAKELLQPGENLVQVAQRTRRLVSAMADTVKHRQVPVYFDQMVDDVFLSGTAKDAVARPADPPPQKLAALPPVSVPQMPKEESINAPIASFSRHNGGWSVVFSFADPTLGISWRMAGKGDFRETGFIDTLDPRTRKRMPNPSIELPPDAAAGTIEVRYVDQSGDMQGPFPIRFDPEAALIRDQRKILDMTATSWLSFREFNGLLVYYTHLVSYRCAIREVRIGIDSAVPNQVLKMPACDMRDPSAITAGMPLYMKLAPSTQSISVELTYRDGSVSEIKSFRAANRSNN; from the coding sequence ATGACGCGTCGGCTTTTTGGAATTTTGGCGGCCCTTGGCCTGGCGGCGAGCCTGAGCGGCTTCGTCGCGCCCGCCCATGCCGAGAAACGTGTCGCGCTCGTCGTAGGCAACAACGATTACAGGAACGTCCCGAAGCTGCTCAAGGCGGTCAACGACGCCCGCACCATGGGCGATACGCTGAAGCAGCTCGGCTTCTCGGTGATGGTCGCCGAGAACCAGAGCCGGCAGCAATTCTCCGAGACCCTGCTTGCCTTCGACAAGGCGATCGAGCCCGGCGACACCGCGTTCTTCTTCTACGCCGGCCACGGCTTCGAGATCGCGGGCCAGAACTATTTGCTGCCGACCGACGTGCCGGCGGCGACCGAAGGTCAGGAAGAGCTGGTGCGCGACGCCTCGATCCTGGCTGACCGCATCGTCGAGCGCCTCCAGAACAAGAAGGCGCGGACTTCGATCCTCGTGTTCGACGCCTGTCGCAACAACCCGTTCGAGCGCAAGGGAACCCGCGCAGTCGCCGGTGGCGGCGGGCTTGCTCCGATGGTGCAGTTGCCCGAAGGCGTGTTCTCGGTGTTTTCGGCCGGTCCCCGCCAGACTGCGCTCGACCGCCTCTCCAACGACGACGCCAATCCCAATTCGGTGTTCACGCGCACTTTCGCCAAGGAGTTGCTGCAACCCGGCGAGAACCTCGTGCAGGTGGCGCAGCGCACCCGCCGTCTCGTCAGCGCGATGGCCGACACCGTCAAGCACAGGCAAGTGCCGGTCTATTTCGACCAGATGGTTGACGACGTCTTCCTCAGCGGCACGGCGAAAGATGCCGTCGCGCGGCCGGCCGATCCGCCGCCGCAGAAACTCGCGGCGCTGCCGCCGGTGTCGGTGCCGCAAATGCCGAAGGAAGAATCCATCAACGCGCCGATCGCGAGCTTCTCGCGGCACAATGGCGGCTGGAGCGTCGTGTTCTCCTTTGCCGACCCGACGCTCGGCATTTCCTGGCGCATGGCCGGCAAGGGCGATTTCCGCGAGACCGGCTTCATCGACACGCTCGATCCGCGCACGCGCAAGCGGATGCCGAACCCGTCGATCGAATTGCCGCCGGATGCTGCGGCAGGCACCATCGAGGTTCGCTATGTCGATCAGTCCGGGGACATGCAGGGGCCGTTCCCGATCCGGTTCGATCCCGAGGCCGCACTGATCCGGGACCAGCGCAAGATCCTCGACATGACCGCGACGAGCTGGCTGTCGTTCCGCGAGTTCAACGGACTGCTGGTCTACTACACGCACCTCGTGTCCTATCGCTGCGCCATTCGCGAGGTGCGCATCGGCATCGACAGCGCCGTGCCCAACCAGGTGCTGAAGATGCCCGCTTGCGACATGCGCGATCCCAGTGCGATCACCGCCGGCATGCCGCTCTACATGAAGCTCGCGCCAAGCACGCAGTCCATCTCGGTGGAACTGACCTATCGCGACGGCAGCGTCTCCGAGATCAAGAGTTTTCGGGCCGCGAACCGCAGCAACAATTGA
- a CDS encoding HesB/IscA family protein — translation MTQISSGSTPASPPKPRRPRPQVMRLTDAAAQRISELTSRADSEIVGLRVGVKNGGCAGQSYTVEYAHDVRPTDEVVEDKGVKILVDPKAVLFLLGTEMDYKADKMQAQFVFNNPNQISACGCGESVELRPAKIDG, via the coding sequence ATGACCCAGATATCGTCAGGCTCGACACCAGCATCCCCCCCGAAGCCGCGGCGGCCGCGCCCGCAGGTGATGCGGCTGACAGACGCTGCCGCCCAGCGCATCAGCGAACTGACGAGCCGCGCGGACTCCGAGATCGTGGGCCTGCGGGTTGGCGTGAAGAACGGCGGCTGCGCCGGTCAGTCCTACACGGTCGAATACGCCCATGACGTCCGCCCGACCGACGAGGTCGTCGAGGACAAGGGCGTCAAGATCCTGGTCGACCCCAAGGCCGTGTTGTTTCTGCTCGGCACCGAGATGGACTACAAGGCCGACAAGATGCAGGCCCAGTTCGTCTTCAACAATCCCAACCAGATCTCCGCCTGCGGCTGCGGCGAGTCGGTCGAGCTGCGCCCGGCCAAGATCGACGGGTAG
- a CDS encoding GGDEF domain-containing protein: protein MVKVLDEHERTMAFAEVALGQIRSLRQTAIPRTYEIWYVYATGYNAPLNKIVNETLARSGKLTEGDLEQIYETYLSHIKTTDRIDKVGARVIGEIDDVMKVLSDALGVTGSYDASLSGATQQLASAKSREQIKSIVETLLRSTSEMRETNKALEDRLTLSKNEISNLQQSLEAIRAESLTDPLTGLGNRKYFDRMIDMAVQSALASGEPLSLLLFDIDHFKSFNDSYGHLTGDQVLRLVGLSLKQTIKGQDITARYGGEEFAVVLPNTALRQALTVADHIRRAVMAKELKKKSTGEILGRVTISVGVSMLKPGDDTDALIERADACLYAAKRNGRNRVICEADPEYAVETHSRVA, encoded by the coding sequence GTGGTCAAGGTTCTCGACGAACATGAACGCACGATGGCGTTCGCCGAGGTAGCGCTCGGTCAGATCCGATCGCTGCGGCAGACCGCAATTCCCCGCACGTATGAAATTTGGTACGTCTACGCCACCGGCTACAACGCGCCGCTCAACAAGATCGTCAACGAGACGCTGGCGCGCAGCGGCAAACTGACCGAAGGCGATCTCGAGCAGATCTACGAAACCTACCTCTCCCACATCAAGACCACCGACCGCATCGACAAGGTCGGCGCGCGCGTCATCGGCGAGATCGACGACGTGATGAAGGTCTTGAGCGACGCACTCGGCGTGACCGGCTCCTACGATGCCAGCCTGTCGGGCGCCACCCAGCAACTGGCCTCGGCCAAGAGCCGCGAGCAGATCAAGTCGATCGTCGAAACGCTGCTGCGTTCGACCAGCGAGATGCGCGAGACCAACAAGGCGCTGGAAGATCGGCTGACGCTGTCGAAGAACGAGATCAGCAATCTCCAGCAGAGCCTGGAGGCGATCCGCGCCGAAAGCCTGACCGATCCGCTCACAGGACTCGGCAACCGCAAATATTTCGACCGCATGATCGACATGGCGGTGCAGAGCGCGCTTGCCTCGGGCGAGCCGCTGTCGCTGCTGCTGTTCGACATCGATCACTTCAAGTCGTTCAACGATTCCTACGGCCATCTCACCGGCGACCAGGTGCTCCGGCTCGTCGGCCTTTCGCTGAAGCAGACCATCAAGGGCCAGGATATCACCGCGCGCTATGGCGGCGAGGAATTCGCGGTCGTGCTGCCCAACACCGCCCTGCGCCAGGCCCTCACTGTGGCCGACCACATCCGCCGCGCGGTGATGGCGAAGGAATTGAAGAAGAAGTCCACCGGCGAGATCCTCGGCCGCGTCACCATCTCCGTCGGCGTCTCCATGCTCAAGCCGGGCGACGACACCGATGCGCTGATCGAGCGCGCCGATGCCTGCCTCTACGCCGCCAAGCGCAACGGCCGCAACCGCGTGATCTGCGAGGCCGATCCGGAATACGCGGTCGAGACCCACAGCCGCGTGGCGTGA
- the fabA gene encoding bifunctional 3-hydroxydecanoyl-ACP dehydratase/trans-2-decenoyl-ACP isomerase encodes MPNPHDFHTPQPSYTRDELLRSSDGGYFGPGNAQLPAPPMLMMDRITDISLDGGEFGKGHIVGKLDIAPSQWFFDCHYRGDAVMPPTLGLDAMWQMVGYWLGWSGSPGKGRAIGVGEVEVTGVVTPGTRHVRYEVAMRMVRRGKLVLGIADGRVLADGVCVFTAKDMRVGLTKAVD; translated from the coding sequence GTGCCCAATCCCCACGATTTCCACACGCCGCAACCGTCCTACACCAGGGACGAACTGCTGAGATCGAGCGACGGCGGCTATTTCGGGCCGGGCAATGCGCAATTGCCGGCGCCGCCGATGCTGATGATGGACCGCATCACGGACATCAGCCTGGACGGCGGTGAGTTCGGCAAGGGCCATATCGTTGGCAAGTTGGATATTGCGCCTTCTCAATGGTTCTTCGATTGCCACTACCGCGGCGACGCAGTGATGCCACCAACGCTGGGGCTGGATGCGATGTGGCAGATGGTCGGTTACTGGCTCGGCTGGTCGGGCTCACCCGGCAAGGGCCGGGCGATCGGCGTCGGCGAGGTAGAGGTTACCGGAGTGGTCACGCCGGGGACGCGGCACGTGCGCTACGAGGTCGCCATGCGTATGGTCCGGCGCGGCAAGCTGGTACTCGGAATTGCCGACGGCCGTGTGCTCGCGGACGGCGTCTGCGTGTTCACGGCCAAAGACATGAGAGTGGGCCTGACGAAGGCCGTGGATTGA
- a CDS encoding cysteine desulfurase — MSTHPAVKNGTYDVARVRQDFPALSLQVYGKNLVYLDNAASAQKPSAVLDRMTQAYTSEYANVHRGLHYLANAATEAYEGGRTKVAQFINAPRTEEVIFTRNATEAINLVASSWGGPNIKEGDEIVLSIMEHHSNIVPWHFLRERQGAVIKWAPVDDEGNFLIEEFEKLLTAKTKLVAITQMSNALGTIVPVKEVVKIAHARGIPVLVDGSQGAVHLPVDVQDIGCDFYVFTGHKVYGPTGIGVLWAKYDHLVAMRPFNGGGEMIREVSREIVTYGDPPHKFEAGTPAIVEAVGLGAAIDYVNSIGKERIAAHEHDLTTYAQEKLREINSLRLIGTARGKGPVISFELKGAHAHDVATVIDRQGIAVRAGTHCVMPLLERFNVTATCRASFGMYNTREEVDHLAQALLKARDLFA; from the coding sequence ATGAGCACGCATCCGGCAGTCAAGAACGGCACCTACGACGTCGCGCGCGTGCGCCAGGATTTTCCGGCGCTTAGCCTGCAGGTCTACGGCAAGAATCTGGTGTATCTCGACAACGCCGCTTCGGCTCAGAAGCCGAGTGCCGTGCTCGACCGCATGACGCAAGCCTATACGAGCGAATACGCCAACGTGCATCGCGGCCTGCATTACCTCGCCAATGCCGCGACCGAAGCCTACGAGGGCGGTCGCACCAAGGTGGCGCAGTTCATCAACGCGCCCCGCACGGAAGAAGTGATCTTCACCCGCAACGCGACCGAGGCGATCAATCTGGTCGCCTCGTCCTGGGGCGGGCCGAACATCAAAGAGGGCGACGAGATCGTCCTCTCGATCATGGAGCACCATTCCAACATCGTGCCCTGGCATTTCCTCAGGGAACGTCAGGGTGCCGTGATCAAATGGGCGCCGGTCGACGACGAGGGCAATTTCCTCATCGAGGAGTTCGAGAAGCTGCTGACGGCGAAGACCAAGCTGGTCGCGATCACGCAGATGTCGAACGCGCTCGGCACCATCGTGCCGGTCAAGGAGGTCGTGAAGATCGCGCACGCCCGCGGCATTCCCGTGCTGGTCGACGGCAGTCAGGGTGCGGTGCATCTGCCCGTCGACGTCCAGGACATCGGATGCGACTTCTACGTCTTCACCGGCCACAAGGTGTATGGCCCGACCGGCATCGGCGTGCTCTGGGCCAAGTACGACCACCTCGTCGCGATGCGGCCCTTCAATGGCGGCGGCGAGATGATCCGCGAGGTTTCGCGCGAGATCGTTACCTATGGCGATCCCCCGCACAAATTCGAGGCGGGCACGCCCGCGATCGTCGAGGCGGTCGGCCTCGGCGCTGCCATCGACTACGTCAATTCGATCGGCAAGGAACGCATCGCCGCACACGAGCACGACCTCACCACCTATGCCCAGGAGAAGCTGCGCGAGATCAACTCGCTGCGGCTGATCGGCACCGCTCGGGGCAAAGGTCCGGTGATCTCGTTCGAGCTGAAGGGCGCGCATGCCCATGACGTCGCCACCGTGATCGACCGCCAGGGCATCGCGGTGCGCGCCGGCACCCATTGCGTGATGCCGCTTTTAGAGCGGTTCAACGTCACGGCCACATGCCGGGCGTCGTTCGGCATGTATAATACACGGGAAGAAGTCGATCATCTGGCACAGGCGCTGTTGAAGGCGCGGGATTTGTTCGCATGA
- a CDS encoding SUF system Fe-S cluster assembly protein, whose amino-acid sequence MSDTAEIKASPMETHSALPPEETERLTTEIIAGLKTVFDPEIPADIYELGLIYKVEIKDDRSVDVQMTLTTPNCPAAGELPTMVENAVASVPGVGVVDVKVVWEPPWSPERMSDEARLVLNMW is encoded by the coding sequence ATGAGTGACACGGCCGAAATCAAAGCTAGTCCAATGGAAACCCATTCGGCGCTGCCGCCGGAGGAAACCGAGCGTCTCACAACCGAGATCATCGCCGGTCTGAAGACCGTGTTCGACCCGGAAATCCCCGCCGACATCTACGAGCTCGGCCTGATCTACAAGGTCGAGATCAAGGACGACCGCTCCGTCGACGTCCAGATGACGCTGACGACGCCGAACTGCCCGGCCGCCGGCGAGCTGCCGACCATGGTCGAGAACGCGGTCGCCAGCGTTCCCGGCGTCGGCGTGGTCGACGTCAAGGTCGTCTGGGAGCCGCCGTGGTCGCCCGAGCGCATGAGCGACGAGGCCCGCCTCGTCCTCAACATGTGGTGA
- the sufD gene encoding Fe-S cluster assembly protein SufD, with product MNVAVAKTGKGRAVSDLFTSAEGRLPGSPAVVAVRREAFETYERLGLPHRRIEEWKYTDLRALVGEVLPLAASPDAAALKRAAEAVKVHAIAGARKLVLVDGVFAADLSDVKALTAETGFRTLRETLEKDAGLLKTAATDAVIALNAAMATDGVVLSIADGAQLSAPIQIIHIATAASASAFTRSQIAVGKGARATIVETFVAAGASAYQVNDAVLVSVGDDSDVAHIRLMDDAPDAVNVTSHFVTVGANVRFRFFNMTTGAAVSRLQGFIKMAGEGSELSANGVNLLQKTEHGDTTLVVDHAVPNCVSREIFRAVIDDRAHSVFQGRIIVRPDAQKTDGKMMTRALLLSDEAEADNKPELEIFADDVSCGHGATAGALDDSLLFYLKARGLPEKQAQALLIQAFVGEAIEQIADDGLREHVIGIAERWLERRQ from the coding sequence ATGAACGTTGCTGTGGCAAAGACCGGAAAGGGCCGCGCGGTGAGCGATCTCTTCACCAGCGCCGAGGGCCGCCTGCCGGGTTCGCCGGCGGTTGTTGCGGTGCGCCGCGAGGCGTTCGAGACCTATGAGCGTCTCGGCCTGCCGCACCGCCGGATCGAGGAGTGGAAATACACCGATCTGCGTGCGTTGGTCGGCGAAGTGCTGCCGCTGGCGGCCAGTCCCGATGCAGCCGCGCTGAAGCGCGCCGCCGAGGCAGTGAAGGTGCATGCGATCGCAGGTGCCCGCAAGCTGGTGCTGGTCGACGGCGTGTTCGCAGCCGACCTCTCCGACGTGAAGGCGCTTACTGCCGAGACAGGCTTCAGAACGCTGCGGGAGACGCTGGAGAAGGACGCAGGCCTGCTGAAGACCGCGGCCACCGATGCCGTGATCGCGCTGAACGCGGCGATGGCGACAGATGGCGTGGTGCTGTCGATTGCCGACGGCGCGCAGCTGTCCGCTCCGATCCAGATCATCCATATCGCGACCGCGGCATCGGCTTCGGCCTTCACCAGGTCGCAGATCGCGGTCGGGAAGGGCGCGCGCGCCACCATCGTCGAGACCTTTGTCGCGGCGGGTGCCAGCGCCTACCAGGTCAACGACGCCGTGCTCGTCTCGGTCGGGGACGATTCCGACGTCGCGCATATTCGTTTGATGGACGATGCGCCTGATGCCGTGAACGTGACCTCGCACTTCGTCACCGTCGGCGCCAATGTGAGGTTCAGGTTCTTCAACATGACCACCGGCGCTGCGGTGAGCCGTCTGCAGGGCTTCATCAAGATGGCGGGTGAGGGCAGCGAGCTCTCGGCCAACGGCGTCAACCTGTTGCAGAAGACCGAGCATGGCGACACGACGCTGGTGGTCGACCATGCCGTTCCGAACTGCGTCAGCCGCGAGATCTTCCGCGCGGTGATCGACGATCGCGCTCATTCGGTGTTCCAGGGCCGCATCATCGTTCGCCCCGACGCGCAGAAGACCGACGGCAAGATGATGACCCGCGCGCTGCTGCTCTCGGACGAGGCCGAGGCCGACAACAAGCCCGAGCTCGAGATCTTCGCCGACGACGTCTCCTGCGGCCACGGCGCTACCGCCGGCGCGCTCGATGACAGCCTGTTGTTCTATCTGAAGGCGCGCGGCCTGCCGGAGAAGCAGGCCCAGGCGCTGCTGATCCAGGCCTTCGTGGGCGAGGCGATCGAGCAGATCGCCGATGACGGCTTGCGCGAGCATGTGATCGGCATCGCCGAGCGCTGGCTGGAGCGCCGCCAATGA